A section of the Burkholderia mallei ATCC 23344 genome encodes:
- a CDS encoding IclR family transcriptional regulator — protein MNFSTIDADTLDERKFVVALARGLDLLRAFRPGETMLGNRDFAERTGLPKATVNRLAYTLTVLGYLRYDDALGKYALDAGVLSLGYALLAGSDTLALARPHMQALAREIGAAVSLGCRDGLDMIYLETIRSETALTLGLASGSRLSMLTSSMGRAYLAVQPPDARAALFAELRKTVGKGRAGAALVDAARRAADAFAADGCCYSFGDWHGDVNAAAVPFREPREGRWLILSCSGPASSMGEDVFRNRIGPKLKVLARRLGEPG, from the coding sequence ATGAATTTTTCGACCATCGATGCCGACACGCTCGACGAACGCAAGTTCGTCGTCGCCCTCGCCCGGGGGCTGGATCTGCTGCGCGCGTTCCGGCCCGGCGAGACGATGCTCGGCAACCGCGATTTCGCCGAGCGCACCGGGCTGCCGAAGGCGACCGTCAACCGGCTCGCATATACGCTGACGGTGCTCGGCTATCTGCGCTACGACGACGCGCTCGGCAAGTACGCGCTCGACGCGGGCGTGCTGTCGCTCGGCTACGCGTTGCTCGCGGGCTCGGACACGCTCGCGCTCGCGCGGCCGCACATGCAGGCGCTCGCGCGCGAGATCGGCGCGGCGGTGTCGCTCGGCTGCCGCGACGGTCTCGACATGATCTACCTGGAGACGATTCGCAGCGAGACGGCGCTGACGCTCGGGCTGGCGTCCGGCTCGCGGCTGTCGATGCTGACGAGCTCGATGGGGCGCGCGTATCTCGCCGTGCAGCCCCCCGACGCGCGCGCGGCGCTCTTCGCCGAGCTGCGCAAGACGGTGGGGAAGGGGCGGGCGGGGGCGGCGCTCGTCGACGCGGCGCGGCGCGCGGCCGATGCGTTCGCGGCCGACGGCTGCTGCTATTCGTTTGGCGACTGGCACGGCGACGTGAACGCGGCCGCCGTGCCGTTTCGCGAGCCGCGCGAAGGGCGCTGGCTGATTCTCAGTTGCAGCGGGCCGGCGTCGTCGATGGGCGAGGACGTGTTCCGCAACCGGATTGGCCCGAAGCTGAAGGTGCTCGCGCGGCGGCTCGGAGAACCGGGCTGA
- a CDS encoding acyl-CoA dehydrogenase translates to MAAATFHWDDPLLLDQQLTDDERMVRDAAHAYAQGKLAPRVTEAFRHETTDAAIFREMGEIGLLGPTIPEQYGGPGLDYVSYGLIAREVERVDSGYRSMMSVQSSLVMVPIFEFGSDAQKEKYLPKLATGEWIGCFGLTEPNHGSDPGSMVTRARKVPGGYSLSGSKMWITNSPIADVFVVWAKLDEDGRDEIRGFILEKGCKGLSAPAIHGKVGLRASITGEIVLDEAFVPEENILPHVKGLRGPFTCLNSARYGIAWGALGAAESCWHIARQYVLDRKQFGRPLAANQLIQKKLADMQTEITLGLQGVLRLGRMKDEGTAAVEITSIMKRNSCGKALDIARLARDMLGGNGISDEFGVARHLVNLEVVNTYEGTHDIHALILGRAQTGIQAFF, encoded by the coding sequence ATGGCTGCCGCAACCTTCCACTGGGACGATCCGCTGCTGCTCGACCAGCAGCTCACCGACGACGAGCGCATGGTGCGCGACGCCGCGCACGCTTACGCGCAAGGCAAGCTCGCGCCGCGCGTGACGGAAGCGTTCCGCCACGAGACCACCGACGCGGCGATCTTCCGCGAAATGGGCGAGATCGGCCTCCTCGGCCCGACGATCCCCGAGCAGTACGGCGGCCCCGGCCTCGACTACGTGAGTTACGGGCTCATCGCGCGCGAAGTCGAGCGCGTCGATTCGGGTTATCGGTCGATGATGTCGGTGCAATCGTCGCTCGTGATGGTGCCGATCTTCGAATTCGGCTCCGACGCGCAGAAGGAAAAGTACCTGCCGAAGCTCGCGACGGGCGAATGGATCGGCTGCTTCGGGCTGACCGAGCCGAACCACGGCTCCGACCCCGGCAGCATGGTCACGCGCGCGAGGAAGGTGCCGGGCGGGTACTCGCTGTCCGGCTCGAAGATGTGGATCACGAATTCGCCGATCGCCGATGTGTTCGTCGTCTGGGCGAAGCTCGACGAAGACGGCCGCGACGAGATTCGCGGCTTCATTCTCGAAAAGGGCTGCAAAGGGCTGTCGGCGCCGGCGATCCACGGCAAGGTGGGGCTGCGCGCGTCGATCACGGGTGAAATCGTGCTCGACGAAGCGTTCGTCCCCGAAGAGAACATCCTGCCGCACGTGAAGGGGCTGCGCGGCCCGTTCACGTGCCTGAACTCGGCGCGCTACGGCATCGCGTGGGGGGCGCTCGGCGCGGCCGAATCGTGCTGGCACATCGCGCGCCAATATGTGCTCGATCGCAAGCAGTTCGGCCGCCCGCTCGCCGCGAACCAGTTGATCCAGAAGAAGCTCGCCGACATGCAGACCGAGATCACGCTCGGCCTGCAAGGCGTGCTGCGGCTCGGCCGGATGAAGGACGAAGGCACCGCCGCCGTCGAGATCACGTCGATCATGAAGCGCAATTCGTGCGGCAAGGCGCTCGACATCGCCCGCCTCGCCCGCGACATGCTGGGCGGCAATGGCATCTCGGACGAATTCGGCGTCGCGCGCCACCTCGTGAACCTCGAGGTGGTGAACACGTACGAAGGTACGCACGACATCCACGCGCTGATTCTCGGCCGCGCGCAGACGGGGATTCAGGCGTTCTTCTGA
- a CDS encoding peroxiredoxin, producing the protein MSLRLGDIAPDFEQDSSLGRIKFHEWLGNSWGVLFSHPADYTPVCTTELGLTAKLKGEFEKRNVKVIALSVDSVESHKGWIDDINETQATSVGFPIIADGDRKVSELYDMIHPNANETLTVRSLFVIDPNKKVRLIITYPASTGRNFDEVLRVIDSLQLTDHYKVATPGNWKDGDDVVIVPSLQDPDELKQRFPKGFKAVRPYLRLTPQPNK; encoded by the coding sequence ATGAGTCTACGTCTTGGCGACATCGCGCCGGATTTCGAGCAGGATTCGAGCCTCGGCCGCATCAAATTTCACGAATGGCTCGGCAATAGTTGGGGCGTCCTGTTCTCGCATCCGGCCGACTACACGCCCGTCTGCACGACGGAGCTCGGCTTGACCGCGAAGCTCAAGGGAGAATTCGAGAAGCGCAACGTGAAGGTGATCGCGCTGTCGGTCGACAGCGTCGAGTCGCACAAGGGCTGGATCGACGACATCAACGAGACCCAGGCGACGAGCGTCGGCTTTCCGATCATCGCCGACGGCGATCGCAAGGTCTCGGAACTCTACGACATGATCCATCCGAACGCGAACGAGACGCTGACCGTGCGTTCGCTGTTCGTGATCGATCCGAACAAGAAGGTGCGCCTCATCATCACCTACCCGGCGAGCACCGGCCGCAACTTCGACGAAGTGCTGCGCGTCATCGATTCGCTGCAACTGACCGATCACTACAAGGTCGCGACGCCCGGCAACTGGAAGGACGGCGACGACGTCGTGATCGTGCCGTCGCTGCAGGATCCGGACGAGCTGAAGCAGCGCTTTCCGAAGGGCTTCAAGGCCGTGCGTCCGTACCTGCGCCTGACGCCGCAGCCGAACAAATGA
- a CDS encoding DUF883 family protein, translated as MSEVNKEKLMSDIKTVLADAEDLLKQAASSTGDRATELREKALARLKQAKEKATDVQMVVVEKGKKAARATDDYVHEHPWTSIGIAAGVGVLIGLLINRK; from the coding sequence ATGTCTGAAGTCAACAAGGAGAAACTGATGTCGGATATCAAAACTGTTCTCGCGGACGCGGAAGATCTGCTGAAGCAGGCCGCGAGCAGCACGGGCGACCGTGCGACCGAGCTGCGCGAGAAGGCGCTCGCACGCCTGAAACAGGCGAAGGAGAAGGCGACCGATGTCCAGATGGTCGTGGTCGAAAAAGGCAAGAAGGCGGCGCGCGCCACCGACGACTACGTGCACGAGCATCCGTGGACGTCGATCGGCATCGCGGCCGGCGTCGGCGTATTGATCGGCCTGCTGATCAACCGCAAGTAA
- a CDS encoding phage holin family protein: MTTETSSHQSGHGPLRRLLGSVLALLQTRLELVGIELAEEKERLMGVLFVGLAAMMLATMALISLTVLIAIAFWDTYRWQSLAVVTALYALGALACWLKARSGLRDAPSVFEATLNELEKDRELFRGKP, translated from the coding sequence ATGACGACAGAAACCTCATCGCACCAGTCCGGGCACGGACCGCTGCGCCGCCTGCTCGGCTCGGTGCTCGCGCTCCTGCAGACCCGGCTCGAACTCGTCGGCATCGAACTCGCCGAGGAGAAGGAACGCCTGATGGGCGTACTCTTTGTCGGGCTCGCCGCGATGATGCTCGCGACGATGGCGCTCATCAGCCTGACGGTGCTCATTGCGATCGCGTTCTGGGATACGTACCGCTGGCAATCGCTCGCCGTCGTCACCGCGCTCTACGCGCTCGGCGCACTCGCCTGCTGGCTGAAGGCGCGCTCGGGACTGCGCGACGCGCCCAGCGTGTTCGAGGCGACGCTGAACGAACTCGAAAAGGACCGCGAGCTGTTCCGCGGCAAGCCGTGA
- a CDS encoding DUF3318 domain-containing protein, translating to MSAAQYRALRKELLILRSDVERLELAQAGAELRQSITHFKWLKLLVPGVSGGSLGKSARNVNATLGMLVSQYPLLSSLASVVLAKPVRALLRASARPALKWGAVGFALWEGYQIWKQAKHDDASDAGARQRTRP from the coding sequence ATGAGCGCGGCCCAGTACCGCGCGCTGCGCAAGGAACTGCTGATCCTGCGCTCGGATGTCGAGCGCCTGGAACTCGCGCAGGCCGGCGCCGAGCTGCGCCAATCCATCACCCATTTCAAATGGCTGAAGCTCCTCGTGCCCGGGGTGTCGGGTGGGTCGCTCGGCAAATCGGCGAGGAACGTGAACGCGACGCTCGGCATGCTCGTCAGCCAATATCCGCTATTGAGCTCGCTGGCGTCGGTCGTGCTCGCCAAGCCCGTGCGCGCACTGCTGCGCGCAAGCGCGCGCCCCGCGCTCAAATGGGGCGCTGTCGGCTTCGCGCTCTGGGAGGGCTACCAGATCTGGAAACAGGCGAAGCACGACGACGCATCCGACGCCGGGGCGCGGCAACGCACGCGCCCGTAG
- a CDS encoding type IV pilin protein translates to MPCTGRNSPSRGFTLIEVVVAIAIVAVLAAFAVPSYRSYVERVNRLTAVAALYRAAQYVDAFGDAPPTALPEGVNRAPESGKLVYVLRIMFDDARGGYALEARPAADGAMRDDRCGVYVLHADGTRENRVAGGVALDGGAAEGDACWRTG, encoded by the coding sequence ATGCCATGTACGGGGCGCAATTCGCCCTCGAGAGGCTTCACCTTAATCGAGGTGGTCGTCGCGATCGCGATCGTGGCGGTGCTCGCGGCGTTTGCCGTGCCGTCGTATCGCAGTTATGTCGAACGGGTGAACCGATTGACCGCGGTTGCCGCGCTCTATCGCGCCGCGCAATACGTGGACGCGTTCGGCGACGCGCCGCCCACCGCGTTGCCGGAAGGGGTGAACAGGGCGCCCGAATCCGGCAAGCTCGTCTATGTGCTGCGGATCATGTTCGACGACGCGCGCGGCGGATACGCACTGGAGGCGCGTCCCGCCGCCGATGGTGCAATGCGGGACGACAGATGCGGCGTCTACGTGCTGCATGCGGACGGCACGCGCGAGAATCGCGTGGCCGGAGGCGTCGCGCTCGATGGCGGTGCGGCGGAGGGCGATGCCTGCTGGCGAACAGGCTAG
- a CDS encoding pilus assembly PilX family protein: MFRARPTPCDAPRRREPRMRGSRGVALPGVLAVTASLIVMSFAWFEIAKTEVRRMTSVASRSIAFRAADAALEACVIALESGAAPHPSAGDGTTSTREPGGWREPGAFDGIGAFRPYAGWPGAAQAPSCLIEAWRLPARPHVRAFLVTARGVGASNDTAEWLQLQVALDGGRVERRWRRVVGRPA, from the coding sequence ATGTTCCGGGCGCGCCCGACGCCGTGCGACGCGCCGCGACGGCGCGAGCCGCGGATGCGCGGTTCGCGGGGCGTCGCGCTGCCGGGCGTACTTGCCGTAACGGCTTCGCTCATCGTGATGTCGTTCGCTTGGTTCGAGATCGCGAAGACGGAGGTCCGGCGTATGACGAGCGTCGCGAGCCGATCCATTGCATTTCGTGCGGCGGATGCCGCGCTCGAAGCATGCGTGATCGCGCTGGAGAGCGGAGCGGCGCCACACCCGTCGGCGGGCGACGGTACGACGTCGACGCGCGAGCCGGGCGGCTGGCGCGAACCGGGCGCGTTCGACGGCATCGGTGCGTTCAGGCCGTACGCCGGATGGCCGGGCGCGGCGCAGGCGCCGAGTTGCTTGATCGAAGCATGGAGGCTGCCGGCGCGCCCCCACGTGCGCGCCTTCCTCGTAACCGCGCGCGGCGTGGGCGCATCGAACGATACGGCCGAGTGGCTGCAATTGCAGGTTGCGCTCGACGGCGGGCGCGTCGAGCGCCGGTGGCGTCGGGTCGTGGGACGGCCGGCATAG